A part of Cucumis sativus cultivar 9930 unplaced genomic scaffold, Cucumber_9930_V3 scaffold117, whole genome shotgun sequence genomic DNA contains:
- the LOC116405550 gene encoding uncharacterized protein LOC116405550, producing MRMLGGDVRQITWDQFKDCFYTKFFSANLRDAKSQEFLELKQGHMTVEEYDQEFDMLSRFAPELVGNEQAKADRFVKGLRDEIRGFVRALKPTTQAEALRLAMDMSIGKDEIRARSFDKGSSSGQKRKAEQRTVGIP from the coding sequence ATGCGTATGCTAGGTGGAGATGTGAGACAGATTACCTGGGATCAGTTTAAAGACTGCTTCTATACCAAGTTTTTCTCGGCTAACCTTAGAGACGCCAAAAGCCAGGAATTCTTGGAATTGAAGCAAGGACATATGACAGTCGAGGAGTACGACCAGGAGTTTGATATGCTGTCGCGTTTTGCCCCTGAACTTGTTGGTAATGAGCAGGCTAAAGCTGATAGGTTCGTCAAAGGATTGAGAGATGAGATTAGAGGCTTTGTGCGAGCACTAAAGCCCACTACCCAGGCTGAAGCGCTGCGCCTGGCAATGGATATGAGCATTGGGAAGGATGAAATTCGGGCAAGGAGTTTTGATAAGGGATCGTCGTCTGGTCAAAAGAGGAAAGCAGAGCAGAGAACTGTGGGAATTCCTTAG